The Gemmatimonadales bacterium genome includes the window GGGGGTGGGGGGGGGGGGGCGGGGTACCTTTGGTTGCCTGCCGCCGCGAGGGCGCGCCGCGTGGGGCACCGTCAGGACCCGCTCCCCGCTCCCCGCTCCCCGTAATCGCTCCTCCTTGAGCTCGCTTCGCGGCCTCCTCCCCTACTTCCACCGTTACCGCGGGCGCCTCGCCCTCGGCCTGCTCTTCGTGGTGGCCGGCAACGTCTTCCAGTTGGCGGGCCCGCAGTTCCTCGGCAGGGGAATCGACGCGCTCACGGCGGGCGCGGCGCACTCGCGGATCGCCTGGCTCGCGGCGGGGCTCATCATCGCGGCGCTCCTCACCGGCGCCGCGCGCTTCGGGATGCGCCGGCTGCTGAACGGAGTGAGCCGGCTCATCGAGTTCGACCTCCGGAACGACCTCTACCGCCACCTCGAGACGCTTCCGCCGGCGTTCTACCACCGCGTCCCGACCGGCGACCTGATGGCCCGCGCCACCAACGACCTAGGCGCCGTCCGCATGGTGGCCGGGCCCGCCATCATGTACCTCACCGAGACGTTGACCCGCATGGCGATGGCCATCCCGCTGATGGCGCGGATCGACTGGCGTCTCACCGGGCTCGGCCTCGTGCCCATGCTCGGGATGCCGCTCGTCATGGTCGCCTTGGGGGGCCGCATCCACCGCCGCTTCGAGGAGATCCAGGAGCACTTCTCGACGATGACGACCTTCGCGCACGAGAACCTGAGCGGGGTGCGCGTGGTCCGCGCCTACCGCCAGGAGGGCGCGCAGACGCGCCGGTTCGAAGCGCTCAACGCCGAGTACTTCCGGCGGAACATGCGCCTGGCGTGGACCTACGGCGCGCTCTTCCCGATGATCAGCCTGCTAGGCGGCTTGGGCGGCGTCATCACCCTCGGCTTCGGCGGCCTGCTGGTGATGCGCGGCGCCGTCAGCCTCGGGGACTACGTCGCGTTCTGGACCTACCTCGTCCTGCTGATCTGGCCGATGGTCGCGCTGGGGTGGGTGGTCAACCTGTTCCAGCGCGGCGCCGCTTCGATGGGACGCATCCAACAGATCCTCGATGAGCAGCCGACCGTAGCCGACCCGCCCTCGCCGCGCACGCTGCCCCCGGCGACCGGCGGCCGCACCATCGAGTTTCGTGACGTCTGGTTCCGCTATCCCGCCCCGAAGCCCGGAGACGGCGCGCCGGCCGAAGCCCGCGGGTGGGCGCTCCAGGCGATCTCGTTCGTCGCACCGGCCGGTGCGCGGGTCGCCGTGGTCGGAGCGACCGGCGCGGGCAAGAGCACACTGGTGGAGCTGATCCCGCGCCTCGCCGACCCCGACCGCGGCGAGATCCTGGCGGACGGCGTCCCGGTCCGAGAGCTCAGGCTCGCCGACCTGAGGCGGGTCATCGGGTTCGTGCCGCAGGAGACCTTCCTGTTCTCGCAGACCATCGCCGAGAACGTCGGCCTCGGCGAGATGGGACAGAGCACGCTGGAAGCGGCGGCGCGCGTCGCCCAGCTTCACGAGACGGTGACGGGGTTTCCGGCAGGCTACGAAACGATGCTCGGCGAGCGGGGGATAAACCTCTCAGGCGGACAGAAGCAGCGCGCGACGCTCGCGCGGGCGCTGGCGCGCGACCCCGACGTCGTGGTCCTCGACGACGCGCTCTCGGCGGTGGACACCGAGACCGAGGCCGCCATCCTCCGCGGGCTGCGCGAAGCGCTTTCCGGGCGCACCACGCTGGTCGTCTCGCACCGCATCACGGCGGTCCGCGACGCCGACCTGATCGTGGTGCTGGACGACGGCCGAATCGTCGAGCAGGGCCGTCACGATGATCTGTTCGCGAAGCGGGGGCGGTACTGGGAGCTGCTCAGACGGCAGCAGCTGGAGGAAAGCCTCGAAGCCGCCGGCTAGAGCCGCGACTTGATGAACTCCGGCGTCAGCCCCTGCAGCCACCCCGACAGCACCGTGAACGTCCCGGTCATGAGCAGCAGACCGAAGAACACGAGCAACGCTCCCGCCACGCGCTCCACGTATCGGATGTACTTGCGGAAGCTCTTGAACCACGCCAGGAACGCCTCGAATGCGTATGCCGCGACGAGGAACGGGATCGCCAGACCGAGGGAATAAGCCACCAGCAGCCGGAGTCCGTGGCCGAAGTCCGCCTGGGTGGAGCTGAAGAGGAGGATCGAGCCGAGTATCGGTCCGATGCACGGCGTCCACCCCGCACCGAAAGCCATCCCAGCCAGGACCGAGCCAAGGAACCCGATCGGCTTGTCGCCGAGATCGAAGCGCGCCTCACGCGACAGGAACCCGATGCGCAACACCCCCATTGTGTACAGGCCGAAGATGACGATGAGCGCGCCGCCGGCCCGCTCCAGCCAGTGCTGGTAGGTGTTGAGCACCCGGCCGAACGCGGTCGCGGTGGCGCCGAGCGCGATGAAGATGAAGGAGAACCCGACCACGAAGAGCGCCGCGTGCAGCAGCGCCAGGTGCCTTCGCTTCTGGATCTCCGCGGCGCCTCCCATGCCGGTGATGTACGACAGGTAGCTCGGCACCAGCGGGAGCACGCACGGGGAGAGGAACGACAGCAGACCGCCGAGGAACGCGACCAGCACGCCGCTACCGCTTCCTGCCGCGTCGCCCGTATCTGCCGTAGTACCCTATAAGCCGGTAAACCAGCTTGGCCACGAGGAAATCGGGCGCCGACATGCCCGGTATGGGCGCCAGCTCGACCACGTCGGCCGCCACCACGCGCTTCTCCTGGAAGACCCTCTCCAGCAGCCGCATGGTGGGATACCAGGTCCCGCCGCCAGGCTCCGGCGTGCCCGTGGAGGGAACGAGCGAGGGATCGAAGTAGTCCACGTCGATGGTGAGATAGACGTCCTTGCCCAGCGCCGCGAGCACCCGGTCGATCCACTGCTCCCCCGACGCGACCTCTTCGGCGAAGACCGTTGTGATCGTGTCCTTCCGCCGGCGCATCAGCCGCCGCTCCGACGCATCTATCGCGCGGATGCCGACTTGCACCAGGTTCACGTGGTCCGCCACGCGCCGCATCACGCACGCGTGCGAGAACGGAGTCCCCTCCCAGGCATCGCGGAGGTCACCGTGGGCGTCGAGCTGGAGCACGGAGAGCTTCCGGCCCTTCTTCCGCAGTCGCGCGGCGTGTTCGAGGATCGGCGGCCCGCTGATGCTGTGCTCGCCGCCCAGCATGACTACGAACTTCCCGCTGTCCGCGACGCGGGCGTAGGCGCGTCGCAGCTCGCGCATCGCCGCTCCCGGGCCCGCGACCGTGAGATGCAGCTCAGGGAGCGTGGCGACGCCGACGAGGTATGGCTCGTCGTCCAATTCGTGGTCGTAAAGCTCGACGGCCCGCGAGGCGTCGAGGATCGCCTGCGGGCCGTTCCTCGCCCCGCCGAGATAACTGGTCGTCGCCTCGTACGGGACGGGGAGGATGTGCACGGCAGCACGCTTCGGATCCGCGACCTCAGCCGGCAGCCCGAGGAAGTTGCGCGGCGGCGCCTCGCTCACGACTGGGATTGGTCGCTGTTGAATGCCACGTACACACACGCGGCCACCACGGTCGTCCAGAGACCCTCGGGCCCGCACTCGGCCGACTGGGTCACGTTGCGCGTCTTCACGATGTCGCCCGACATCAGGTAGGCCTCGCGCCTCTCATCCCACGCCTGGTTCGGATCGAAGGGAACGCCCAACGTCGTCGCGAGCATCGAGGCGGCGAGGTCCTCGGCGTAGTCTCCGGCCACCTGCTCCTTCTGGCCGTAGGAGTGGTGCTCCGAGATGTACCCGTAGTGGTTAGCGTCCGAAGGCACGGCGATGCCGATGGACGCCACGACCATCCGGCTCGGCTCGTTCGTCGCCATCTCGGCCAGCACCGCGAACACCACCTGCCCTGGGTGAAGCAGGACGAGCCCTTCCTGCCGGGACACCAGCTTGCCTTGCGGCGGGAAGATCGAGCTGACCCGCACCAGGTTGTACTTCTCGATGCCCGCGTCGCGCAGCGCCTTCTCGAAGCTGGTGAGCTTTTCCTTGTGACGACCCACGCCGCGCGTCAGGAAGCCCTTGGTGGGAACTAGACTCATCGGATTCACGGTGCTACCTCTGGCCCGGTGGGGTGGGTGGCGCGACGCCGTCGCGCTGCTGGCACTCGGGGCAAGTCCCGAAGATCTCCAGCCGGTGATGGTGATGGCGGAAGCCGTACTCTTCCGCGATGAGCGCCTTCATCCGTTCCAGGCGCTCGTTGGCGAACTCGATGACCTTGCCGCAGCGCAGGCAGATCAGGTGCTCGTGGTGCGGCTGCCCCGGCACCCGCTCGTAGCGGCGGAACCCCTCGCCGAAATCCCGCTCGGTGATCATACCGCTGCGGGCCAGCAGGTCGAGCGTCCGGTAGACGGTCGCCTTTCCGACGTGCGTGCCGCGCTCGCGCAGCTTGCGCTCGATGTCCTCGACGGAGAAGTGCCCGTGCGCCCCGAGGATCACTCCGGCGACCCGCTCGCGTTGCGCGGTAACGGGCAGGTTGTGCTCCCGGAGGTAGCAGCGGAACGCCTCGAGGAGCTGGGGCCCGAGCGGCGCGCCGCTCTCACCCTGCTCGGGGTGCGTCACCATCGCCGCGCTTCCATTCCGTCAGATCGACCAACTCCGCGTCACCGGCCTCGTCGGCGCGGCGCCGCACGCCCTCGATCACCTCGGGCACCAGCGCGGCGGGCGTTTCGGCCGTCTCGTCCAGCTCGAGCGCCGTCTTCCCGCGCTCCTGGCCCTTGAGGTTGACCGTGTATCGCGCGCGGTAGACGCGGCGACGGTCACCGCCCGCCACGCGGCTGACCACCGCTACGCCGTACTCGCGCCCCTCCCGCCGAACGCCCGGGAACACCCACACCGCGTCCACTTCGTCGCGCGGCATCTGCTCGGCGATCGCCGCGAGCAGACGGCCCAGCGAGTCGCTCATCTCCTGCGGCGGTGCCATTGCGGCAAGAAAATACGTTGAAGCGATCGAAAGCAGAAGTGTCGAGAAAGGCGGTCTCACAGCAGAGCCACGGGGTCCCGGTCCACCACGAGTCGCACGCCCCGCGGCGCCGGCGCGCGGTCGGCCAGGTAGCCGATCAGCCGAGTCAATCGCGCCGCGTCGCGCGTCCGGAGCAGGAAGTGCCAGCGCCAGCGCCCCCGCACCCTCGCGATCGGACAGGGCGCGGGGCCCACCAGGTCCGCCCGAGCCGCCGGCCGCGCCCGGAACAGGGCGCGCAGCCACTCGGAGACCGCCAGCGCGCCGTCCGCCACCGCCCGCTCCCGCGTCCCGCTGATCACGCAGTTCGCCAGCTGCACGTGCGGCGGGTACGCCGGATCGCGGCGCTCCGCCAGCTCCGCTTCCGCGAAGCCGACCGCGTCGTGGCGGGCCGCGAACGTCACCGCGGGATGCGCCGGCTGGCGGGTCTGCACGATAACGCGACCGCCGCGCGGTCCCCTCCCGGCGCGGCCCGCGACCTGCGTCAGCAACTGGAAGGTACGTTCCGCGGAGCGGAAGTCCGGCAGGTTGAGCGCCACGTCCGCGTCCACCACGCCCACCACGGTCACCCGCGGGAAGTCGAGCCCCTTCGCGATCATCTGGGTGCCCACCAGCACGTCGACCTCGCCCCGCTCCACCGCGGCCAGGATACGGTGGTGCCCCAGCTTCCCGCTCGTCGTGTCAACGTCCATCCGGGCGATACGCGCGCCCCCGAAGCGCGAGGCGACGAACTCCTCGACCTGCTGCGTCCCGACGCCGCGGAAGCGCTGCGTCGCCGCGCCGCAGCTCCGGCACGCCGATGGAGGCGGCTCCCGGTGGTCGCAGTGATGGCATCGCAGCGTCGGGGGCGACCGATGATAGGTGAGCGTGATGCTGCACCGCGGGCATTCCCACACCTCGCCGCACGCCGGGCACTGGACGAAGACGCTGAACCCGCGCCGGTTGAGCAGGATCATGGCCTGCTCACCGCGGCCGAGCGCGCCCGCCACCGCCGTGTCCAGCTCGTCGCTCCACGGCACCGGTCCCGCCTCGCGCGAGCGCGGCGCGGCTCGGAGGTCCACGATCGCCACCGGCGGCAGCGGCCGGGCGCCGATCCGCTCCGGGAGGGTGATGAGGCGGCAGGTGCCCCGCTCCGTCGCCGACCAGCTCTCGAGCGACGGCGTGGCGCTCCCCAGCACCACGACTGCGCCGGACAGCCTCGCGCGCACGACCGCGACGTCGCGGGCGTGGTACCGCGGCGCCTCGCCCTGCTTGTAGGACGCGTCGTGCTCCTCGTCCACCACGATGGCACCGAGCCGCGGAACGGCGGCGAAGACCGCCGACCGCGCCCCGACCGCGACCCGCCGCGTGCCCTCGCGGAGCGCCCGCCACGCGTCGTATCGCTCCCCGTCCGAGAGCGCGCTGTGGAGCACCGCCACCTGGTCGCCGAATACGCCGCGGAAGCGCGCCACCGTCTGGGGTGTGAGCGCGATCTCCGGCACCAGCACTATCACGCTCTTGCCGGCGTCCACCAGCCGCCGGAGATACTCCAGGTACACCAGTGTCTTCCCGCTGCCCGTCACTCCGAACAGCAGCCCCACGCCGCCCGGCCCGAGCGCGTCGAGGCTCGCGATCGCCTCGCGCTGCTGCCCGGTCGGCGCGCCCGGCGGAGCGCTCGCCGGCAGCGCCGCGAACGGGTCGCGCTCCCGGCGCACACTCACGGCGCGCATCACCCCCGCGCCGATGAGCGCACGGAGCGCCGCCGCCGACACGCCGGCCCGCTCGAGCTGCGCCGCGGAGGCGTGCCCCCCCTCCCGCTCCAGCGCCTCGTACGCCTCCCGCTGCTTCGGCGCGCGAGCGAAGCGCCGCTCGCGGTCGAGCAGATGTTCGAACCGCTGCGCCAACTCTAGCACCCGCTCCCGCCGCTCGGGCGGCGCGGTGCGCGGCGGCTGGGTGACGATCCGCGCCCGGCCCTCCGACGCCAGCCGCTGCACCAGGCGCACGCCCGCGCTCCCCGCGCTCCGGCGAATCGCAGCGAGAGGCACCGGACGGGCTCCCCAATCTCCCCCTATTCCCTTCTCTCCCCTTTCTCCCCTCGTTCCCCCCAACATCCTCGCAATCACCGGCCCCGCCCCGCCGGCCGGGATCGCACCCGCCTCGACATACACCATCGGGCGCCCCACCGAGAACAGCGGCGCCGGCAGCATCGCGCGCAGCACCAGTCCCGGCGGCGCTACATAGTATCGGCCGATGTGCTTGGCGAGCGCGAGGAGAGTGCGGTCGAGGAGCGGCTCAGGGTCGGGGGCCGCGATCACCGCCCGTGCGGCGGCGCGCGGCGCATCCCGCCCCGTGGCCACGACGATGCCGATCATCTCGCGCCCCTTCACCGGCACCACGACGCGGGCGCCGGCGACCGCGCGCCCCCCGAGGTCGTCGGGGACCGCGT containing:
- a CDS encoding ABC transporter ATP-binding protein, with translation MSSLRGLLPYFHRYRGRLALGLLFVVAGNVFQLAGPQFLGRGIDALTAGAAHSRIAWLAAGLIIAALLTGAARFGMRRLLNGVSRLIEFDLRNDLYRHLETLPPAFYHRVPTGDLMARATNDLGAVRMVAGPAIMYLTETLTRMAMAIPLMARIDWRLTGLGLVPMLGMPLVMVALGGRIHRRFEEIQEHFSTMTTFAHENLSGVRVVRAYRQEGAQTRRFEALNAEYFRRNMRLAWTYGALFPMISLLGGLGGVITLGFGGLLVMRGAVSLGDYVAFWTYLVLLIWPMVALGWVVNLFQRGAASMGRIQQILDEQPTVADPPSPRTLPPATGGRTIEFRDVWFRYPAPKPGDGAPAEARGWALQAISFVAPAGARVAVVGATGAGKSTLVELIPRLADPDRGEILADGVPVRELRLADLRRVIGFVPQETFLFSQTIAENVGLGEMGQSTLEAAARVAQLHETVTGFPAGYETMLGERGINLSGGQKQRATLARALARDPDVVVLDDALSAVDTETEAAILRGLREALSGRTTLVVSHRITAVRDADLIVVLDDGRIVEQGRHDDLFAKRGRYWELLRRQQLEESLEAAG
- a CDS encoding cytochrome c biogenesis protein CcdA, with the protein product MLVAFLGGLLSFLSPCVLPLVPSYLSYITGMGGAAEIQKRRHLALLHAALFVVGFSFIFIALGATATAFGRVLNTYQHWLERAGGALIVIFGLYTMGVLRIGFLSREARFDLGDKPIGFLGSVLAGMAFGAGWTPCIGPILGSILLFSSTQADFGHGLRLLVAYSLGLAIPFLVAAYAFEAFLAWFKSFRKYIRYVERVAGALLVFFGLLLMTGTFTVLSGWLQGLTPEFIKSRL
- the speB gene encoding agmatinase, with protein sequence MSEAPPRNFLGLPAEVADPKRAAVHILPVPYEATTSYLGGARNGPQAILDASRAVELYDHELDDEPYLVGVATLPELHLTVAGPGAAMRELRRAYARVADSGKFVVMLGGEHSISGPPILEHAARLRKKGRKLSVLQLDAHGDLRDAWEGTPFSHACVMRRVADHVNLVQVGIRAIDASERRLMRRRKDTITTVFAEEVASGEQWIDRVLAALGKDVYLTIDVDYFDPSLVPSTGTPEPGGGTWYPTMRLLERVFQEKRVVAADVVELAPIPGMSAPDFLVAKLVYRLIGYYGRYGRRGRKR
- a CDS encoding arginine decarboxylase, pyruvoyl-dependent is translated as MSLVPTKGFLTRGVGRHKEKLTSFEKALRDAGIEKYNLVRVSSIFPPQGKLVSRQEGLVLLHPGQVVFAVLAEMATNEPSRMVVASIGIAVPSDANHYGYISEHHSYGQKEQVAGDYAEDLAASMLATTLGVPFDPNQAWDERREAYLMSGDIVKTRNVTQSAECGPEGLWTTVVAACVYVAFNSDQSQS
- a CDS encoding Fur family transcriptional regulator, which gives rise to MVTHPEQGESGAPLGPQLLEAFRCYLREHNLPVTAQRERVAGVILGAHGHFSVEDIERKLRERGTHVGKATVYRTLDLLARSGMITERDFGEGFRRYERVPGQPHHEHLICLRCGKVIEFANERLERMKALIAEEYGFRHHHHRLEIFGTCPECQQRDGVAPPTPPGQR
- the priA gene encoding primosomal protein N' codes for the protein MSDAFVDVALPLALERCLTYAVPDDLGGRAVAGARVVVPVKGREMIGIVVATGRDAPRAAARAVIAAPDPEPLLDRTLLALAKHIGRYYVAPPGLVLRAMLPAPLFSVGRPMVYVEAGAIPAGGAGPVIARMLGGTRGERGEKGIGGDWGARPVPLAAIRRSAGSAGVRLVQRLASEGRARIVTQPPRTAPPERRERVLELAQRFEHLLDRERRFARAPKQREAYEALEREGGHASAAQLERAGVSAAALRALIGAGVMRAVSVRRERDPFAALPASAPPGAPTGQQREAIASLDALGPGGVGLLFGVTGSGKTLVYLEYLRRLVDAGKSVIVLVPEIALTPQTVARFRGVFGDQVAVLHSALSDGERYDAWRALREGTRRVAVGARSAVFAAVPRLGAIVVDEEHDASYKQGEAPRYHARDVAVVRARLSGAVVVLGSATPSLESWSATERGTCRLITLPERIGARPLPPVAIVDLRAAPRSREAGPVPWSDELDTAVAGALGRGEQAMILLNRRGFSVFVQCPACGEVWECPRCSITLTYHRSPPTLRCHHCDHREPPPSACRSCGAATQRFRGVGTQQVEEFVASRFGGARIARMDVDTTSGKLGHHRILAAVERGEVDVLVGTQMIAKGLDFPRVTVVGVVDADVALNLPDFRSAERTFQLLTQVAGRAGRGPRGGRVIVQTRQPAHPAVTFAARHDAVGFAEAELAERRDPAYPPHVQLANCVISGTRERAVADGALAVSEWLRALFRARPAARADLVGPAPCPIARVRGRWRWHFLLRTRDAARLTRLIGYLADRAPAPRGVRLVVDRDPVALL